The following are from one region of the Pseudazoarcus pumilus genome:
- a CDS encoding 3-oxoacyl-ACP reductase, whose protein sequence is MQQTHPSPALSDQIVLVTGGARGLGEHIVRAFLREGARVVINYLTSEKRAVAIVEEFPETAFAAQADVCDPAMVQAMFDRAQTHFDAPVTTVVNNALPDFTFNGDAREKAYDLRWESVAQQLEGAVRGALNTTQTALPGMRQAGFGRIVNIGTNLFQNPVVPYHDYTAAKAALLSMTRTLAQDLGPEGITVNMVSGGLLRTTDSSAATPEAVFDLVAAHTPLRRVTTPAEFADAILFFASPWARAVTGQNLVVDGGLVKD, encoded by the coding sequence ATGCAGCAGACCCACCCCTCGCCGGCTCTTTCCGACCAGATCGTGCTCGTCACCGGTGGCGCGCGCGGGCTGGGCGAGCACATCGTGCGCGCCTTCCTGCGCGAGGGCGCACGCGTGGTCATCAACTACCTGACCAGCGAGAAGCGCGCCGTGGCGATCGTCGAGGAATTCCCCGAGACCGCCTTCGCCGCGCAGGCCGACGTGTGCGACCCGGCCATGGTGCAGGCCATGTTCGACCGCGCGCAGACGCATTTCGATGCGCCGGTCACCACCGTGGTCAACAATGCGCTGCCGGATTTCACTTTCAATGGCGATGCGCGCGAGAAGGCCTATGATCTGCGCTGGGAGAGCGTCGCGCAGCAGCTGGAAGGCGCGGTGCGCGGCGCACTCAATACCACGCAGACCGCGCTGCCCGGCATGCGTCAGGCCGGCTTCGGGCGCATCGTCAACATCGGCACCAATCTGTTTCAGAACCCGGTCGTGCCCTATCACGACTACACGGCCGCCAAGGCCGCGCTGCTGTCGATGACGCGCACGCTGGCGCAGGACCTGGGGCCCGAGGGCATCACCGTCAACATGGTTTCGGGCGGGTTGCTGCGCACCACCGACTCGTCGGCCGCCACGCCCGAGGCGGTGTTCGACCTGGTCGCCGCGCACACGCCGCTGCGCCGGGTGACCACACCGGCCGAGTTCGCCGACGCGATCCTGTTCTTCGCCTCGCCGTGGGCGCGCGCCGTGACGGGGCAGAATCTGGTGG